A genomic window from Glycine soja cultivar W05 chromosome 10, ASM419377v2, whole genome shotgun sequence includes:
- the LOC114372507 gene encoding protein WHAT'S THIS FACTOR 1 homolog, chloroplastic, which yields MGVVEGRGLEMRQWLFLRRFSLWSMKKEPDLESALSRNRRWIVNNQIKNIILRYPNNEIPIHTLQNKFKTLDLQGKALNWLSKYPCCFQIHDNRCRLTKRMMNLVAEEQSLLDSLEPLFARILAKLLMLSLTKRLTVLKINEFKRSFGFPDDYILRIVPKYPNLFRIVNESGRRSSMAVELLHWDPDLAVSTIEASAKKLGTPPRFSCSLPSSWVKSWERFHEFESIPYFSPYSESRGLVEGSKEMEKRNVGLVHELLSLTLWKKFSIVKLGHFRREFVLPDKLNVLLLKHPGIFYVSNKYQIYTVLLREAYVGSQLVDKDPLVIVKDKFGELMQEGLHEYNQRRCQLNVEKRRKKGVPLVSVDDGARGRRRSRQVVDDDDDGGGGGDGKVGRLFDPEERKRFYRVLFDDDAS from the coding sequence ATGGGGGTTGTAGAAGGAAGGGGGTTGGAAATGAGACAATGGCTTTTCCTCCGAAGATTCTCTCTGTGGTCGATGAAGAAGGAACCTGACTTAGAATCCGCACTCTCACGCAATCGCCGTTGGATAGTCAACAACCAAATCAAGAACATCATCCTCCGCTACCCCAACAACGAAATCCCCATCCATACCCTCCAGAACAAGTTCAAAACCCTAGATCTCCAAGGCAAAGCCCTTAACTGGCTCTCCAAGTACCCTTGCTGCTTCCAAATCCACGACAACCGCTGCCGCCTCACCAAGCGCATGATGAACCTCGTCGCAGAGGAACAGTCCCTCCTCGATTCCCTAGAGCCCCTCTTCGCTCGCATCTTAGCTAAACTCCTCATGCTATCCCTCACCAAGAGACTCACCGTCCTCAAAATCAACGAATTCAAACGTAGTTTCGGCTTCCCCGACGATTACATCCTCAGAATCGTCCCCAAATACCCTAATTTGTTCCGAATCGTCAACGAAAGCGGCAGGAGAAGCTCCATGGCCGTTGAGCTGCTGCATTGGGATCCCGACCTCGCCGTCTCCACCATCGAAGCATCGGCGAAGAAGCTCGGCACTCCGCCGCGGTTTTCGTGCTCTTTGCCGTCCAGTTGGGTGAAATCATGGGAGAGGTTTCACGAATTTGAGTCAATTCCGTACTTTTCGCCCTATTCGGAATCGAGAGGGTTGGTGGAGGGATCTAAGGAGATGGAGAAGAGGAATGTTGGTTTGGTGCATGAGTTGTTGTCATTGACTCTTTGGAAGAAGTTTTCAATTGTTAAGTTGGGACATTTTAGGAGGGAGTTTGTTTTGCCTGATAAATTGAATGTGTTGCTGCTCAAGCACCCTGGGATTTTCTATGTTTCAAATAAGTATCAGATTTACACTGTGCTTCTTAGAGAGGCCTATGTTGGGTCTCAGCTTGTGGATAAGGATCCTTTGGTGATTGTGAAGGACAAGTTTGGGGAGTTGATGCAGGAGGGGCTTCACGAGTACAATCAGCGGCGGTGCCAACTTAATGTTGAAAAGAGGAGGAAGAAAGGGGTTCCTTTGGTTAGTGTGGATGATGGTGCAAGGGGTAGAAGGAGAAGTCGCcaagttgttgatgatgatgatgatggtggtggtggtggagatgGTAAGGTGGGTAGGTTGTTTGACCCTGAAGAAAGAAAACGGTTTTACAGAGTTCTTTTTGACGATGATGCTTCTTGA